CGGAACGCCGTCCCCCGCTCGTCAGGCCAGGGAAAGCCGGAGGCAGCCAGGCCTGTCGCCCTACTGCGCTCCGTCGTCGTCGGACGCGGCGGCTGTTGCGGGAGACGCCGCCAGTTCCGCCTTCAGCTTCTCTTCTTCCTCGGTGCGCAGGATGCGGCGCAGTACCTTGCCTACCACGGTCTTGGGCAGGTCGTCGCGAAACTCCACCTGCTTGGGCACCTTGTAGCTGGCCAGCTTTTCGCGGCAGTGGGCCACGACCTCTGCCTTGGTCAGCTTTTCGCCGGGCTTGACCACCACGAAGGCCTTGATCATCTCGCCGCGCGTGGGGTGGGGCACGCCCACGGTCACCGCTTCCTTGATCCTGGGGTGCTCGTGCAGCACTTCATCGATTTCGCGCGGGTACACGTTGTAGCCGCCCACCAGGAACATGTCCTTCTTGCGGTCCACGATGGTGAAGTAGCCGTCCTCGTCCATGGTGGCGATGTCGCCGGTGTACAGCCAGCCGTTGCGCAGGGTGTTGGCGGTTTCGTCCGGGCGGTTCCAGTAGCCCTTCATGACCTGCGGGCCGCGGATGATAAGTTCGCCCACCTTGCCCGCGGGCAGCGGCACCAGGCCCACTTCCATGTCCACGATGCGCGCCTCGGTGTCCGGGAAGGGGATGCCGATGGACCCGGCCTTGCTGACCCCGTGGATGGGGTTCAGGTGGGTGACCGGCGAGGCCTCCGTCAGGCCGAAGCCTTCGATGACCTGAGCCCCGGTAAGTTCCCTGAACCGCTTGATGTGCTCCATCGGCATGGGCGCCGACCCCGAAATGCAGTAGCGGATGGAGGTCAGGTCGTAGTCGCCCACCTCCTTCTGCTGCATCAGCGAAATGTAGATGGAGGGCGCGCCGGGGAAGATGGTGGGCTTGTGCTTCTGGATGCCCACCAGCACGTCGCGCGGGACATAACGCGGGAAGGGCACGATGGTGGCCGCAAGGGCCGTGGGCAGGGTGAGGCAGGTGGTCAGCCCGTAGACATGGAAGTAGGGCATCAGCCCCAGGAAACAGTGGTCCATGTCGCGGGCTTCGCCCAAAATGGTGGTGATCTGCTGCACGTTCACCGACATGTTGTGGTGCGTCAGCATGACCCCCTTGGAAATGCCCGTGGTGCCGCCGGTGTATTGCAGCACTGCCAGGTCTTCGGTGGGGTTGCACGTGGTGGTGGAATGGCGGGCCTTGCCCTTGAGCAGGCTTTTCCACGGCAGCACGTGCCTGCCGTCAAAGGGCAGCTCGCGCCAGGTGCCCTCGCGCTTGGCCTTGAAGGCGTACAGGAAGTTGAGCGGGAAGGCCAACCCGTCGCCGATGCGGGTGAGGAAATACTTGTCGATGCCCAGCTTTTCGCGCAGTGGCTCTATCTTGGGCCATACCAGGTCGAGGGCGATCATGAACCGCGCGCCGGAGTCGTGGATCTGGTGGACCAGTTCCTTTTCCATGTACAGCGGGTTGGTCATCACCACCACGCCGCCAGCCTTCAGCACCGCCCAGAAGGCAATGACCGTCTGCGGCAGGTTGGGCAGCATGATCGACACCTTGTCGCCGCGCCGCACGCCCTGGGCGCGCAGGTTGGCGGCCATGACCTCCGCCAGTTGGCGCAGCTTGGCGTAGCTGAGGCGATAGTTGCGGAAGGCGATGGCCGTGCGGCGGGGGGTGCGTTCCGCGGCCCTGTCCAGCAGGGTGAACAGCGGAAAGGTTTCGTAGCTGATGTTGGCGGGAACGCCCGCATCGTAGCTGGCCAGCCAGGGGAAATCGGCGGAGGTGTTGGGTTCGGTCATACGTGGTGGCGGACCGTGGCCGCCACGTCATTCCGCGCATTCCGCCCGGCCCGGCAAGGCGCATGCGGTGCACGGGCGCTGGCGCTGGCCCGTATTGTTCGTGTGTTCAAGGGGATGGAAGGCAAACCTTCGGATTTGTACTATGCGGCTCGCGCCCGCGCAAGCCCCACGGCACGGGGAAAAGGGCGTCCCGTGCCCAATGCGTGCCCGCGGGGCGAATGCGTGTCTGCCGGGTAAGCGGTGCCTGCGGGGCGAATGCGTAACTGACGCGCGGGGTTTCAGCCCGGCCCGTGTCCGCTCAGGCGCCGCCTGTGCCGCCTGTACCGCCGGTGTCCCCGGCTTCGCCTGCATCACCGGGGCGGCCAGCCCGCACGGGGCGCAGGCCGGTCACGGCGGCCACGGCCTTCAGGCCCTTCTTTTCGCCGGTGAACCCCAGTTTTTCTTCGGTGGTGGCCTTCACGTTCACCATGGCCTCGTCCAGAGCCAGCAGGCGGCAGACGTTGCGGCGGATATGTTCGCGCCACGGGGCCAGCCGGGGCACCTGGGCGATGATGGTCAGGTCCACGTTGGTGATTTCCAGCCCTGCGGCTCGGGTCAGGCCCAGCACCTCGTCCAGCAGGACGGCGGAGTTGGCGTTGTCCAGCGCGGCGTCGGTATCCGGAAAATGCTGGCCGATGTCTCCGCCGCCGATGCACCCCAGCAGGGCATCGGTGAGGGCGTGCAGCAGCACGTCGCCGTCGGAATGGGCAACCACCTCCGGACCGCCGGGAATGAGCACGCCGCCCAGCTTCATGGGACGGGGGGGGCGGCCCGCCTCTTCCTTTCGCACGTAGCGATGCACGTCGTAGCCCCAGCCGGTGCAGGGAATCAGGCGCATCTGCCCGTTGCGGGCATCCCACGGGGTACGGGCGGTGTCGGCATCGTCCAGCATGGCCAGGTCCTCCGGCGTGGTGATCTTGGCGTTGGCGACCTCGCCGGGCACCACGTGCACGGCAACGTCGCAGCGTTCCAGCAGGGCGGCATCGTCGGTAACGGTCCAGCCCTCGGCACGGGCGCGTTCATGCGCCTGTCGCAGCGCGGCCAGCGCAAAGCCCTGCGGGGTCTGCACCGCCACCAGCCCGGACCTGTCCGGGGTGTGGGCAACCACGCCGTTGGCCGTCTGCTTGATGGTGTCCGTCACCGCCACTCCCGGCACCACCCCCGGCGCGCCCGCCGCCAGCGCGTCGAGCACCGCGTTGCACAACGCCGCCGTGGCGAATGGCCGGGCCGCGTCATGCACCAGCACCGCGTCGCACTCGTGCGGCAGGGCCGCAAGCCCCGCCGCCACCGAATCCTGCCGCAGCGCGCCGCCCGCCACCGCCCGCCACGGCACACCCAGGGCGCGTCCGGCGTCCAGCGCGGTCAAACGCTCGCGCTCGGCTTCCAGCCTGTCCTGCGGGAACACGAACACCAGCCCGCGCACCCGCGCCACCGCCGCGAACGTGCGCGCCGAACGCCAGTACAACGGCGCCCCCCGGTGCTGGATGAACTGCTTGGCCGTGGACAGCCCGGCCGCAGCCAGCCGGGTGCCGCTGCCCGCCGCGAGAACAATGGCCCATGCGTGCATGTACGGTCCTTGAAAAGAAAAGTGGAAAGGAGAGGGGAAAGATACGGGGGGAAGGAGGCTTTGAAAAGCCCCCTTCCCCCCGTGCCCCCCATCCCGCAAACTTTCTAATTGGGGGTAAGGGGGCGAGGCAGCGGCTTTTGTGTTCACCGTCCCTTCGCGCTCCATCTGCACCAAAAAGAACCCCCAAATGAAAAGTTTGGGGGAAGGAGGGAGGGGGACCGGGGGAGGGAGGAAGGTACTTTTTTAAAAGTACCTTCCTCCCTCCCCCGTATGCCCTTGAAACTATCGGGAGTCGGACTGTAAGCCGGGTTCTGTACCCTTGCGGGTGGCTGTCATTCCTCTAGGAGCGCCGTTGCCGGCGCCCTCAAGCAACCGACCCGGAAGCATGGGCCGGGCAGGCCTCGTACGCTTCCCTATTTGGTCTTGCTCCGGACGGGGGTTACCGAGCCTGGTGCGTCACCGCGCCAGCTGGTGGGCTCTTACCCCACCGTTTCACCCTTACCCGGCAGGCGAACCTGCCGGGCGGTCTGCTTTCTGTGGCCCTGTCCGACGATCGCTCGTCCTGGGGGTTACCCAGCGTCCTGCCCTGCGGAGCCCGGACTTTCCTCCCCGGGCCTTGCGGCCCGCGACGACAGCCCGTCCGGCTCCCGAAATCGGATGCGCGGTGGTCCGGCCTATTCGGCGGCCGGGGTTTCCACGCAGAAGTGTTCGCTCCAGTAGATGAGGCGCTGGCAGTTGGGGCAGCTGAGGATCTGGGTGCCCTTCTGCAACTCGATGTAGCTCTGCGGCGGGATGGAGATGTGGCAGCCGGAGCACACGCCCTTGTCCACGGGCACGATGACCGGGTTTTCCAGCCGCTGGCGGATGAATTCGTAGCGGCTCAGCACGGGCGGGGGCACTTCCTTGCCTGCGGCGTTGCGCTGCGATTCCAGATCTGCCAGGCCCGCGCCGGCTTCGGTCAGGCGCGCTTCAAGGCTGGCCTTCTTGGCTTCCAGGTCGGCCTTGAGGGTGGTGTAGCGCTCGTCCATCTCCGTCATGGCCTCGGTCTGGCGTTGCAACTCTTCGGCCAGGGCCAGCTTTTCTTCCTCGCGCGAGCGGTTCATCTTTTCCATGTTGTCCATTTCGCGCATCATGGCGTGGTATTCCTTGGTGTTACCCACGAGCATGAGCTTGGACTTGCTCTTCTTGATGCGCAGGGAATCGTCCTCGATTTCGGTGCCGAGGCGCTTTTCCTGCTCCTTCAGGTGGGTGAGCTTGTCGAGGAGGCGGTTGCGCTGTTCCTCGAGGACGTCGAAGCGCTGTTGCAGCCCTTCCACTTCCTGCGGCGCGTTCTTCAGTTCCGCCTTGATGCCGTAGATGTGGTCGTCCACCTTCTGCAGGGCGACAAGCTGTTCGATCTGCTTGAGATACAGGCTCAACGTCATATCCTCCTGAAATGCGGGTTAGGCCGGATGTTCCGGAACGCGGCCGCCGTCCGTGCCCGTGGGGGGAACGGGCAGGTGCAGCCGCAGTGGATCGCTGGATGGCAGGAAATGCACGGGCAGGCCGGGCAGCGCGGTGCGCAGGCCGTTGGCGAAGCGGCGCATCATTTCCTCTTCAAGGGCAAAGTGCCCCACGTCGAGCAGGCAGCCACGGGCTTCGAGCGCGGTGTGGTACTTCACGTCGCCGGTGACGAACACGTCGGCGCCACGGGCAAAGGCTGTATCGGCCAGTGAACTGCCGGAACCGGTGCAGTAGCCCACCCGCCGCACCATGGCGGGGGCGGGGCCGCTGACGTGGCAGTGGGCGCGCCCGGCAAGGCCGTGCAGGCGCCGGACAAAGGCCGGAAATTCGAGCGGTTCGGGCAGGTCGCCCACCAGGCCGAAGCCGAAGACCCGCGCGGGCAGTTCCGGCTCGGCGGGCAGGAAGGCGGGCGCGGCGCCCTGCGGGGCGTCTGACGTGATGGCCGCGCGGATGGCGGGCCAGTCGGCGGCCTCGCAACTGAGCACGGCGGTGTTGCCCAGCACCCGGCATGCCAGCACGCCGGGCAGGTTGGCCCAGTGCGGCGCGGGCGTTGTGGCCGCCACGATGCACCGGGTCAGCCGTTCCTGGCGCAGGGTGGGTTCCAGCACTTCGGGGGCGTCCAGCGAAAGCTCTCGGGCCAGCCAGCCCACGGGGCCGTCGGGATTGGCGTCCAGCGAGGTGTGCGCGGCGTACAGCCACGCACCGCGCGCCAATACGGCGGCAGCCACGGCGTGGTGGTCGTCCAGCGTGTCCAGCGCGCGGGGCGCCATGACCAGCGGGTGGTGGGAAAGGATGACGTCGGCGCCAAGGTCAAGCGCGGCGGCGACGGCGGCGGGGGTGGGGTCGAGGCAGACGGCGAGGGCCGCGGCCTGTGCGTCGTGCCCGGCCACCTGGATGCCCGACCTGTCCCACTGGGCGGCGGATGCCGGAAGTGCCGTTTTTTCAATAACGCTAATTATTTCAGAGCGTTTCATGCAAATTTCCCAAGCAAAGAGGGTGCTTCGCCGGATTTGCGCGGCGCAAGCACCCTCGAAGCGGCAAGGTGTGGTTCCGGAATTGGTGCTGCTCCAATGTCCGCGTTCCTGTCCCGTTGCTCTGTTGCGCGGCAGGGGGCACTGGCGGTGCCCGGTGCCGGGGCGGCGCAAGCGCCTGCCCGGGAAAATTTGGTGGGCCTAGCGTGACTCGAACACGCAACAAACCGGTTATGAGCCGGGGGCTCTGCCAATTGAGCTATAGGCCCGCACGTAACCGGAGCGGCCCGGCACCATGCCCGGAATGCTGACCGGTGAGCCGAATCTGATACGCCTGGGCGTGGCGGCTGTCAAGCAGACCATGCCGCGCCCAGCAATGTCATCGGCACCTACCCGGCCTTCTTCACGCCGCCCTCTTCACTCCGCTTCTTCATGCCGCACTGTTCCTTGGCAAAGGCGATGGCCGAACGGGCCGCCTTGGCCCCTTCGCCCACGGCCACGCCGATTTGCAGAAAACCGCCGGTGCAGTCGCCCGCCGCGAAAATGCCGGGGATGTTGGTGCACTGTTCGCCGTCGGCCACCAGGAACACGCCCTTGCGTTCCACGCCCAGGGAGTAGGCGAAATCGAGGGACGACGCCTCGCCCATGGCCACGAACAGGCCGTCGGCAACCGCTTCCGTGCCGTCGGCGAACACCACGCCCTCAAGCCCGTTGATACCGGCCAGTCGCGCGATCTTGCGGGTGTCGATGGCGATGCCCGCGTCGGCCAGGCGTTGCCGGAAGTCGGGGGTGAGCACGGGTTCCTTGCCCTGGGTGCAGATGGACACGTGCGGGGTGTACTGGGTCAGTTCCAGGGCCTGGTTGGCCGCGAAGATGCCTTCGCCCAGCACCAGCACCTGCTTGCCGCGATAGAAGAATCCGTCGCAGCTCACGCAGTAGGACACGCCCTTGCCCTCGTAGTCGCCCAGGTTGTCGATGCCGGGGCGCACGCGGGCAACCCCGGTGGCCAGCACCACCGCGCAGGCATCGTAGGCGCCCTTGTCGGTCTTGACGTGGAAGCCGCCAGCATCGCCATGGTGCACGGCCAGCACGCGTTCCTCGCGCAGTTGCGCGCCGAAGCGTTCGGCCTGCCTGCGGCCCCGTTCGATGAGGTCGCGCCCGGAGATGGTTTCGTCGAAGCCGAAGTAGTTGTCGATGTCATAGTCGCCCGCCACCTTGGGGGCGCTGCCCAGCACCAGCGTGGGAATGCCCGCGCGGGCGGTGTAGATGGCGGCGGAAAGCCCGGCGGGGCCGGAGCCGATGATTACCAGCGGGGCGTTGGCGGAAGCGGACGTGGATTCGGACATGGGCATCTCCGTAAGGAAAGGCGCTGGCGGTAACGCCGTGCGTCTGTTGCGTGTTTCCGGCTGGGCGCGCGGTACTGCGGGAGAACGGGGTGTCGCCCGCGCATGGCGCGCCGAACCAGAAAGTAGGCAATCCGAAGTGGCTGGCAAGGGGGGGAGGTGAGGCAGGGGGCATGCGTGGTGCCGGACAGGTCCGGCGCGCATGCCGTCCGCTTTCCACCCTCATCTCGTCCACATCTCGTCCACATCTCGTCCGCTTCCCGCCAGGTTCCCGGCAGGCTCCCGGCAGGCCTTGTGATTCCTACAGTCCCAATTGGGCCAGCAGGTCGTCCACGTTTTCCTGCGAGGCGCCGCGCTGCGGGCCCTTCAGTTCGGAGACCACCTGGCGGGTTTCCGCCTCGATCTGCGAGATGTCCTTTTCCGGGGCTTCCTCGCGTGCGCGTATCAGCAGGCCGGTGGACAGGTAGAGTTCCACCACGGTGCTTTCGATGGTGCGCAGGGCCGTGATGATCTTCTTGATGCGCTGGCCGGTCAGGTCCTGGAAGCCGAGGGTGGTCAGGATTTCCACAAGCCCCTCGCCCAGTTCGGCGTTGATCTGCACCAGGCGTTCAAGGGCGCGTTCCACTCCCGCTCCGGCGCGGACGGCCTCGATCAGCACTGCTGCTTCCTTCTGGCGTTCGATCTGCACCTCGACCACGTCCATGATCGATTCAGTGGCTTCCTGCGTGGTGACCAGGATTTCGTCCAGTTGGCGCGAAGCCTCGTTGAACAGCCGGTCGGCATCCTCGCGCTGCACGGGGAGCGTGCCTTCCGGGGCTTCCTGCGCGCCGGGCTTCGCGGCGGTGGATATTTCGCGGTAGATGGTTTGCAGGCCCCCGCGCATGTCGTCGCTGATGCGGCGGTAGAATTCGCTTTCCACCAGTGCACGGGTGAGATTGGTGGTGAGTTCCCGTTCAATGGTGGCTGCAAGCACGTCGCGGATGTTGACGACGAGGTTGTTCGTCACGCGTTCCATCACGTTGTCGAGCAATTCTTCCTGCGTGACCATGATGCGCTCCTGCTGGTGGTGTGTGCGCCAAGCCGTGCGGCCTGCGGTTGACGCGGCCCGGGGGGGCTGGTCCGGGGGCCTGGCCCCGGGGTGGCTGGTTTGGGGCTGCCCAGGGTATGCGTCTGCCGGACGCAGGCCGTGCCCCGGGGCGGATGCGAGGCCGTTTACTGGACTTGCCCGACAGGGTGCGAGCCAGACCGGGGCGAGCCTGACCGGACTGAATCGGAACGTCCGTTTCAGGGGCGGATGTCCGCATTGGCGAACCTAGCAGATAGTGGACCGTGGGAAAAGCGGAAAACGTCGGAACAGGCAGCCTTTCGCCGCATGCCGAAAGAGGGGAGCACGCAGCGGGCCCGACAGCAAGGCGGGGCGTGCGCGGAACATGTCGCGCACGCCCCGCCGGGGTGTGTCAGTATATGGCAGGCGAGTGGACCGTTGTGCCCGTCAGGGTCTGGTCGGGCACGGTCTGGCCGGGCAGCGCCTGGTCAGGCAACATCTGCACGGGCAGGGCCGGAGCCACGCTGGCGGCTACAGGCCGCCGTTCTCCACTTCAACGTTCATGGCCCCCACGGGGCACACGCGCGTGCACAGGCCGCATGCGGTGCAGCGGTCCTTGTCGAACACCACGACCCGCGCCTCGATATCCATGGCCAGGGCCGAAGTGGGACAGATGGCGGTGCACATGCCACAGTGCATGCAGCTGTCCTCGTCACGCGAGATGCGCTGCGAGACGTCGGTTACGGTCACGTCCTGCTCACGCAGGTAGGCGATGCCCTTCAGACAGTTGTCCTCGCCCCCGGAAATTTCCAGGGTCAGGTAGCCTTCCTTGCGCGGGGTGATCTGGGCCTTCAGGATGTTGACGGTAAGGTCGTACCGGCGCACCAGGTCGCTCACGATGGGCTTGCCCGAGATTTCGGGCGGGAACGTGAGATGGATGTTCTTGCGGTAAGGCTTGGTCTGTTGTTCGGTCATGCTGTTTCCGGGCCGGAGCACCGGGTACTCGGATTATTTGTTCTCGCTCAGGAACTTCTTGGCGCGCTGCGCTTCGGGCGAATCGGGCAGCTTCTTGATCAGCTCCTCCAGACGCACCTTGCCGGCGTCCTTCTTGCCGAGCTTGTAGAAGCAGATGCCCTGCTTGAGCAGCGACGAGGCGTACTTGGGGCTCTTGGGGTACTTGGAGATGACCTGTTCGTACGCCAGCGCCGAGCGGGCGAAGTCCTGCTGCTGGAAGTTGGCCTCACCCTGCCAGAACCACGCATTGCTGGTCAGCTTGTGGTCCCCGAAGGTGTTGGTGAAATCGGTGAACGCCTTCACGGAATCCTTGTAGCGCCGCTCGTTGAACGCCGTCATGCCCTGGTCGTACAGCGCCTGGGCCGTATCCACGGCTGCGGCGGCAGGCTTGGCGGCGGGTGCGGGTGCGCCCTTGGCGGGTTCCGCGTTGGTCACGGCCATGGTGCCGCTTTGCGCCGGGGGCACCGTGACCGGCCCGCTGGGCTGGCTCGATGGCGCGACGACAAAGCCGTTCTCCTTGCCGGGGTTTACAAGCAGGACCGGGGCATTGGGATCGCCCGCGTGGGTCGTGCCGGTGGCCGACGCTGCACCGGCTGCGCCCGCGGGGGCGGGGGCGGCCAGCACGCTGTCGAGGTCGATGGCCAGTTGCGAGGCCATCTGCCGCAGGGCGAT
This genomic window from Nitratidesulfovibrio sp. SRB-5 contains:
- a CDS encoding long-chain-fatty-acid--CoA ligase, whose translation is MTEPNTSADFPWLASYDAGVPANISYETFPLFTLLDRAAERTPRRTAIAFRNYRLSYAKLRQLAEVMAANLRAQGVRRGDKVSIMLPNLPQTVIAFWAVLKAGGVVVMTNPLYMEKELVHQIHDSGARFMIALDLVWPKIEPLREKLGIDKYFLTRIGDGLAFPLNFLYAFKAKREGTWRELPFDGRHVLPWKSLLKGKARHSTTTCNPTEDLAVLQYTGGTTGISKGVMLTHHNMSVNVQQITTILGEARDMDHCFLGLMPYFHVYGLTTCLTLPTALAATIVPFPRYVPRDVLVGIQKHKPTIFPGAPSIYISLMQQKEVGDYDLTSIRYCISGSAPMPMEHIKRFRELTGAQVIEGFGLTEASPVTHLNPIHGVSKAGSIGIPFPDTEARIVDMEVGLVPLPAGKVGELIIRGPQVMKGYWNRPDETANTLRNGWLYTGDIATMDEDGYFTIVDRKKDMFLVGGYNVYPREIDEVLHEHPRIKEAVTVGVPHPTRGEMIKAFVVVKPGEKLTKAEVVAHCREKLASYKVPKQVEFRDDLPKTVVGKVLRRILRTEEEEKLKAELAASPATAAASDDDGAQ
- the ispD gene encoding 2-C-methyl-D-erythritol 4-phosphate cytidylyltransferase; the encoded protein is MHAWAIVLAAGSGTRLAAAGLSTAKQFIQHRGAPLYWRSARTFAAVARVRGLVFVFPQDRLEAERERLTALDAGRALGVPWRAVAGGALRQDSVAAGLAALPHECDAVLVHDAARPFATAALCNAVLDALAAGAPGVVPGVAVTDTIKQTANGVVAHTPDRSGLVAVQTPQGFALAALRQAHERARAEGWTVTDDAALLERCDVAVHVVPGEVANAKITTPEDLAMLDDADTARTPWDARNGQMRLIPCTGWGYDVHRYVRKEEAGRPPRPMKLGGVLIPGGPEVVAHSDGDVLLHALTDALLGCIGGGDIGQHFPDTDAALDNANSAVLLDEVLGLTRAAGLEITNVDLTIIAQVPRLAPWREHIRRNVCRLLALDEAMVNVKATTEEKLGFTGEKKGLKAVAAVTGLRPVRAGRPGDAGEAGDTGGTGGTGGA
- a CDS encoding zinc ribbon domain-containing protein, producing the protein MTLSLYLKQIEQLVALQKVDDHIYGIKAELKNAPQEVEGLQQRFDVLEEQRNRLLDKLTHLKEQEKRLGTEIEDDSLRIKKSKSKLMLVGNTKEYHAMMREMDNMEKMNRSREEEKLALAEELQRQTEAMTEMDERYTTLKADLEAKKASLEARLTEAGAGLADLESQRNAAGKEVPPPVLSRYEFIRQRLENPVIVPVDKGVCSGCHISIPPQSYIELQKGTQILSCPNCQRLIYWSEHFCVETPAAE
- a CDS encoding Nif3-like dinuclear metal center hexameric protein, with product MKRSEIISVIEKTALPASAAQWDRSGIQVAGHDAQAAALAVCLDPTPAAVAAALDLGADVILSHHPLVMAPRALDTLDDHHAVAAAVLARGAWLYAAHTSLDANPDGPVGWLARELSLDAPEVLEPTLRQERLTRCIVAATTPAPHWANLPGVLACRVLGNTAVLSCEAADWPAIRAAITSDAPQGAAPAFLPAEPELPARVFGFGLVGDLPEPLEFPAFVRRLHGLAGRAHCHVSGPAPAMVRRVGYCTGSGSSLADTAFARGADVFVTGDVKYHTALEARGCLLDVGHFALEEEMMRRFANGLRTALPGLPVHFLPSSDPLRLHLPVPPTGTDGGRVPEHPA
- a CDS encoding NAD(P)/FAD-dependent oxidoreductase — translated: MSESTSASANAPLVIIGSGPAGLSAAIYTARAGIPTLVLGSAPKVAGDYDIDNYFGFDETISGRDLIERGRRQAERFGAQLREERVLAVHHGDAGGFHVKTDKGAYDACAVVLATGVARVRPGIDNLGDYEGKGVSYCVSCDGFFYRGKQVLVLGEGIFAANQALELTQYTPHVSICTQGKEPVLTPDFRQRLADAGIAIDTRKIARLAGINGLEGVVFADGTEAVADGLFVAMGEASSLDFAYSLGVERKGVFLVADGEQCTNIPGIFAAGDCTGGFLQIGVAVGEGAKAARSAIAFAKEQCGMKKRSEEGGVKKAG
- a CDS encoding protein phosphatase CheZ, whose amino-acid sequence is MVTQEELLDNVMERVTNNLVVNIRDVLAATIERELTTNLTRALVESEFYRRISDDMRGGLQTIYREISTAAKPGAQEAPEGTLPVQREDADRLFNEASRQLDEILVTTQEATESIMDVVEVQIERQKEAAVLIEAVRAGAGVERALERLVQINAELGEGLVEILTTLGFQDLTGQRIKKIITALRTIESTVVELYLSTGLLIRAREEAPEKDISQIEAETRQVVSELKGPQRGASQENVDDLLAQLGL
- a CDS encoding NIL domain-containing protein: MTEQQTKPYRKNIHLTFPPEISGKPIVSDLVRRYDLTVNILKAQITPRKEGYLTLEISGGEDNCLKGIAYLREQDVTVTDVSQRISRDEDSCMHCGMCTAICPTSALAMDIEARVVVFDKDRCTACGLCTRVCPVGAMNVEVENGGL
- the ybgF gene encoding tol-pal system protein YbgF; this encodes MKTRILSRRFLPVCSLAALVALVGCVRQEDVDALNARVMRQDQQIQTLNSQLSGVQPAQADTWSQVQSTRQEIATLRGQIDDMQMRLNATGDQSRDLPQMRDQLNRHDIALRQMASQLAIDLDSVLAAPAPAGAAGAASATGTTHAGDPNAPVLLVNPGKENGFVVAPSSQPSGPVTVPPAQSGTMAVTNAEPAKGAPAPAAKPAAAAVDTAQALYDQGMTAFNERRYKDSVKAFTDFTNTFGDHKLTSNAWFWQGEANFQQQDFARSALAYEQVISKYPKSPKYASSLLKQGICFYKLGKKDAGKVRLEELIKKLPDSPEAQRAKKFLSENK